In Calothrix sp. PCC 7507, one DNA window encodes the following:
- a CDS encoding type II toxin-antitoxin system RelE/ParE family toxin — translation MQSEPPLIQVEATAKFKRNLRILAKKYRNISNDIQPIIEQLQSGELPGDKIPGVGYTIFKLRVKNSDVQKGKSGGYRVIYYLKTDTNIILVTIYSKSEQEDISAEEIQQILGDFKQQHLE, via the coding sequence ATGCAGAGTGAACCACCTTTGATTCAAGTTGAAGCTACTGCTAAATTTAAACGTAATCTGCGTATTTTAGCTAAAAAGTACCGGAATATTAGTAATGATATTCAACCAATAATAGAACAACTGCAATCAGGAGAATTACCAGGAGACAAGATACCCGGAGTTGGATATACAATTTTTAAGCTACGGGTCAAAAATAGTGATGTTCAAAAGGGTAAAAGTGGTGGGTATCGAGTAATTTATTATTTAAAGACAGATACAAATATTATTTTAGTAACCATCTACTCCAAATCTGAACAAGAAGACATCTCAGCAGAAGAAATTCAACAAATATTAGGTGATTTTAAGCAGCAACATCTAGAATAA